The stretch of DNA CACAAAACTTAAAAAGCAAATTTTATGTTCTTTATAAACTTTAGTCCAAATGATAAATTTTAAGTTTACTATGTAAAATTAAAATTTAGAATAGGCATTTCGTTAAGTCTAAGGTTAATCATTTATTAAAAACCAATAAGTTAAGTTTTTCGGGCTGGATATTCCTTTCATGTAGAGGGAATAAGTATCCTGAAGGCTGACTACGTAGTATTGCGTAGCAAATCTTACAGGTTTATTTGAATGGTACTTAGGGAGACTGTTTGAGCGCATGCGAGTTTCGACCGTTCATTCAAATCAAGCTGTTAGATTTGCAGCAAGACGAAGTCGGAAGACTGAAGGATATTTATTCCCAACATTTTTGGTGGCGATGCGACTAGGGGACACACCCGTTCCCATACCGAACACGTAGGTTAAGACCTAGTCGGCCGATGGTACTTGCTTGGAGACGAGCCGGGAGAGTAGGTGGCTGCCAAATTACATAAAAAATAATCTCTGCAAAAATGCGGAGTTTTTTATACTATGCGGGTGTAGTTCAATGGTAGAACACCAGCCTTCCAAGCTGGTCACGTGGGTTCGATTCCCATCACCCGCTCTAATTTTAAAAGAAGGTGTCACATAATTAGCTATTTGTTAATTATGCGACACCTTTTTGTATTTCAAACTGATAATAACTTCAAATATAGTGAAGCAACTTATACGAAAAATAAAAAAGTAAAAAATCTAGTAATAAATTACATAAACTTTCTAAAGCTATAAGATAGCTAGTAAACTTCATTGTTTTATACCTAAAATAGCTTCCTTCTCACGCTAATAACCCTAAAAATACTCTTTTAAAGTAAAAGAGATATTTATAACAAACATAATTTCTTGCTATAAATAAAAGGTAAAAAAGTTTACGATAAGTACATAACAATTAATTTAAATAAAGAGAATGACAGGAGGGGTATTTTATGAATTCGATGGAACGTGTTGTTAAGACTTTACAGCATCAAGAGGCTGATCGGGTACCTGTATATCCTATTTTAAGTGGTGTTTCACGTAAGTTAGTTGGAGCAAACTATAAGGAATGGGCTAATAATGCAGACATATGTGCAAAGGCACTTTTGAAAACAGTTGAAGAATTTGATTTAGATTGTATAGTCACTTTGATTGACTTATCAATTGAATGTGATGCTTGGGGGCAGAAGTTAATCTATCCAGCTGATGAAGCGGCACATCCAGATTATTCAGATACAGTAATTAAAGAGATAGAAGATTATGCTAAGATTAAAAAAGTAGATTATAGAACTTCAAAACGTATGATGATGCATATTGAGACCTGTAAAAAGCTTGTACAAGCTTCCAAGGGAGAGTTTCCGGTTGTAGCTTTTGTATTTGGACCATTAGGAGTACTTTCTATGCTGCGTAATCAACAAGACATGTATTTGGATTTATATGATGATCCAGAAGCGGTTTATACTGCAGCAAAAGAAATTAATGAAACTTTAAAAGAATATACATCAGCTTTGATGGATACAGGAGTAAGTGCTATAATGTTTGATACTCTCTTTGCATCTGGAACGATTATGTCTAAAGAGATGTGGAGGCAAATGGAGGGGGATCTAGTAAGAGAGTTGGCAGATATCGTCCATAAAAGAAACTGTCTTGTTATGATTCATAACTGTGGAGAAAGGATATATTTCGATGCACAAATTGAAACTATGAAACCTGCTGCCATTTCTTTTTTATATCCACCAGATGACTGCAAAGATTTTGCTGAATGCAAAGAAAAGTATGGTGATAAAGTGGCGTTAATCGGCTGTGTACCACCAGCTATGGCTGTGCTTGGTACAGATGAACAGTGGGATGCAAAATGTAAGGAGCAGATCGATATCTTCAAAAAAAATGGTGGATTTATGTTAGC from Cellulosilyticum sp. I15G10I2 encodes:
- a CDS encoding uroporphyrinogen decarboxylase family protein; the encoded protein is MNSMERVVKTLQHQEADRVPVYPILSGVSRKLVGANYKEWANNADICAKALLKTVEEFDLDCIVTLIDLSIECDAWGQKLIYPADEAAHPDYSDTVIKEIEDYAKIKKVDYRTSKRMMMHIETCKKLVQASKGEFPVVAFVFGPLGVLSMLRNQQDMYLDLYDDPEAVYTAAKEINETLKEYTSALMDTGVSAIMFDTLFASGTIMSKEMWRQMEGDLVRELADIVHKRNCLVMIHNCGERIYFDAQIETMKPAAISFLYPPDDCKDFAECKEKYGDKVALIGCVPPAMAVLGTDEQWDAKCKEQIDIFKKNGGFMLATGCEYPANASFDRAKKMVDIAKTYGKY